The genomic region GTACGCCGCAACGACGCCAACATCGACTGTTTGAACGCAGCGCTGCGCGACGCCATCGCCGCCCGGCCCGACTCCGCTCGGCTGCTCGACCTCGCCGCCTGGGTGTGTCCGAACGGCCAGTGTCCGACCGGCGACGAAGCGACCCGGATGCGGCCCGACGGGGTCCATTTCGAAAACGGTGGTGCGGTGCTGATGGCCAATTGGGTCGTCGAGGCGACGCGACGAAGCATCCCCGCCGGCTGATTCCCGCCGTGACGGTGGTCACACTGGCAGACTGTTGGCCATGTTGACCTTTCAGGAGATCACCGCGCAGCTCACCGCCCCCGGCGCTCAGTTCGAAACGACGACCGAGCTCATCGACGGCATCGAACAGACCGTTTACACCAACCGGTTCGGGTCGCTGCGCGAGGTCGCCCAGTTCTCACAACTCGCCCACGGGCCGAAGGAATTCATCGTCTACGGCGATCGACGAATCACCTTCGGCGAGTTCTTCGACCAGGCGAACGCGGTGTCGGCCGCTCTCCAATCGGCCGGAGTGGCCAAGGGCGACCGGGTAGCGGTCCTCGCGCAGAACTGCCCGGAATGGTGCCTGACGTTCTGGGGCACGGTCGACATCGGCAGCGTCCTGGTCGGCCTCAACGGTTGGTGGACCAACGACGAGATCCTCTACGGCCTCGAAGACTCCGGCGCCAAGGTGCTCGTGGCCGACCGCAAGCGATTCGAACGGATCAAAGACGATGTCGATCGTCTCGACTTCCTCGAGCGGGTCTACCTGATCGACTGCGACCCCGCCGAGGTCACCCCGGCCGGTTCCGACGGAGCAAAGCTCTACCGATTCGCAGACCTGCTGACACCGACCGCTGGGTCCGCTCCAGGCGCAACCACCATTGCCGACATCGCGATCGACGAAGCCGACTACGCGGTCATCTTCTACACCTCGGGAACGACGGGTCGCCCGAAAGGCGCCATCAGCACCCACCGCTCGATGGTCTGCAACCTGCAAAACACGGTGTTCGTCGTCACCGCATCGGCGGCGCTCCTTGCGGCGAACCATCCCGATCAGGCAGCGGCGGCGTCCTCCGGCGGAGACCAACCGGTCGCGCTGTTCACCTCGCCGCTGTTTCACGTCTCCGGTTGTCACACCTCCATGGTCGTGGGCGCCCTCGCCGGCATGCGCCTGGCGATGATCGAGGGCAAGTTCGAACCCGACAAGGCGCTCGAACTGATCGAGCGCGAGCGGGCCTCGACCTGGTCGACCGTGCCGACCATGGTGTGGCGGGTCTGCGAGTCGCCGAACCGGCACTACTTCGACACGTCGACGATCACCTCGGTGGGGTTCGGCGGTTCGCCCTCCGCCGACGAACTGCAGCGCCGCATCCGCGAGACCTTCCCCAACGTCGCCGCCACCACCAACGCCTACGGACTCACCGAGACCTCCTCGGCCGCCACCGTATTGGTGGGCGACGACGCGTTGAACCGCGCCGATACCGTCGGGCTGCCGATGCCGACGGTGACCCTCGGAATCTCCGACGGAAACGCAGGCCTCGCCGCTGCCGGGGCCACGGGCGAGGTGCTCGTCAAGAGTCCCCTGTTGATGGCCGGGTACTGGAACAAGCCCGATGCCACCGCCTCCACCATCCGCGACGGATGGCTCTACACCGGCGACGTCGGATTCATCGATGACGACGGCTACCTGCACATCACCGACCGCTCGAAGGACATGATCATCCGCGGCGGCGAGAACGTCTACTGCGTCGAGATCGAGAACTGCCTCGTCGAACACCCCAGAATTGCCGATGCCGCCATCATCGGCGTGCCCCACGACGGCCTCGGCGAGGAGGTCAAGGCCGTGATCGAGGTCGTGGGCGGTGAGACCCTCGATGCCGACGAGGTGCGTGCCTGGGTCGCCGAGCGCCTCGCTCCGTTCAAGGTTCCGACCTACGTCGAGTTCCACGACGGCAAGCTGCCCCGGAATGCGTCGGGCAAGCTGTTGAAGAACATCCTGCGAGGCAGCGGCGAGGTCTCGATGGCGGAGACGATGTGAGCGATCAACCCCCGCTGCCGGATGGCAGCTACGACGTGTTCATCGTCGACGCCATGGCGCACCCCGACGACGAACAGCGGGTCGCCGGGGTGGAAATCACTATCACCGCCGGCGAACACAAGGGCGCGTCATTCGCCCTCGCCGCGACCGGTTTAGCCGGCAGCGACATCGAACTGATCGGCCTGCCGGCCACGCTCACCGTCGTCGAGGGTGAACCGAAGCTCACCCTCGACTGACGGCGCTGTACTGCTACTTCGCCGCGGCGAAGCCCACCTCGAGGTCGGCGAGGATGTCGTCGATGGTTTCGAGGCCGACCGACAGGCGGATGAGCCCCGGGGTCACCGACGAGGCCGCTTGTTCCTCGGGGGTGAGCTGGCTGTGGGTGGTCGAGGCCGGGTGAATCGCCAACGAACGAACATCGCCGATGTTGGCGACGTGGCTGTGCAGCCTGAGCGAGTCGACGAAGCTGCGCCCGGCCTCGCGACCGCCCTCGATCTCGAACGCGAGCACCGAGCCGAAGCCGCGCCCCTCGAAGTACTTCTCGGCACGCTTGTGCCACGGTGAGGAGTCGAGCCCGCTGTAGTTCACGCTGCGGACCTGCGGGTGCCGAACGAGGAAGTCCGCCACCGTCTGGGCGTTCTCGAAATGACGCTCCATGCGGAGGCTGAGCGTCTCGACCCCCTGCAGCGTCAAGAACGCGTTGAACGGCGAGGTGGCGGGGCCCAGGTCTCGAAGCAGTTGCACGCGAGCCTTGACCGTGTACGCACCGGCGCCGAGCGCCGGGTGGAAGGCGAGGCCGTGATAGGACGGATCGGGGTCGATCATGCCGCGGTGTTTGCCGTGTGCGGTGTAGTCGAAGCTTCCGCCCTCGATGATGGCGCCACCGATCGAGGTGGCGTGGCCGCCGATGAACTTGGTGGTCGAGTGAACGACGATGTCGGCGCCCCACTTGATCGGGTTGATGCCATAGGGCGACGGCACGGTGTTGTCGACGATGAGCGGAACCCCGAGTTCATGGGCGAGCGTCGAGATGCCCTCGATGTCGAACACGTCGTTTCGAGGGTTGGCGAGCACCTCACCGAAGTACGCCCGGGTGTTCTCCTTGGTGGCGTCGCGCCATTGATCGAGGTCGTGGGGATCCTCGACGAAGGTCACCTCGATGCCGAGCTTGGGCAGGGTGTGATGCAACAGGTTGTAGGTTCCGCCGTACAGCGAAGGCGACGCCACGAGGTGCTCCCCCGCCTCCACGATGTTGAGGATGGCCAGCGTCGCAGCCGACTGCCCCGAGGCCACCGCAAGCGCGCCGGGCAGCCCGACCGCCGTGGTGAGCGCCCCTTCGAGCGAGGCGAGTCGGGCCTCGAGAACGCCCTGGGTGGGGTTCATGAGACGGGTGTAGATGTTGCCGATCTCGCTGAGCGCGAAAAGGTTGGCCGCATGATCGGAGTCACGGAACTGATAGGAGGTCGTCTGATAGATCGGCACGACCGTCGCGCCAGTGGTCGGATCCGGCTCCTGACCGGCGTGGATCTGCCGGGTCTCGAAACCCCATGACTCGCTCATTTGCACTCCTCGTTGAGTAGGTCTTCGTTGAGTAGGTCTGTCGTTGAGTAGGTCTGTCGTTGAGTAGGTCTGTCGTTGAGTAGGTCTGTCGTTGAGTAGGTCTGTCGTTGAATAGACCGCTGTGACGAGCACCCTAGGTTCCCAATTCCCGACCAAACAAGTCGGGTTTAGCTCGGGCAGGTGCCCTCACGTGAACCGTGCTCCGCGGTCATCGATCTGCAGCACCCTCGCGACCCCTGATGTCGGCAACTTCGCCACCACCCGCAAGCCGTCGCCCGGTTCGACAAAACACGCGACGGTCGGCCCAGAACCGCCGAGCCAGGCCGCGACAACCCCAGCGGCTCGCATCGCGTCCAGCGCCTCCTGTGATGGCGGCGACATGGCGAGGCGGAGGTCCTGGTGGAGACGGTCGTGCATCGCTTCGCCGATCGCATCGAGGTCGCCGGCTGCGAGCGCAGCGACGAGCACCGACGCGTGGGCGACGTTGAACACGGCGTCGACAAAGGGCACCATCTCGGGCAGCGCCGCTCGCGCCTTTCGGGTGGAGGTCACCGTCGTCGGCCACCACACCACGACGTCGAGCGCAGCGCCGAGCGGCACCCGAACCGCGGTCGTGCCCACCGCCGCGGTGAGGCCACCGAGCATCGAGGCCGCCGCGTTGTCGGGGTGTCCTTCGAGTTCGATCGCGAGCTCCAAGGCTCGAGCGCGGACCTGCGCCTCGGATTCTGCATCGCCGGTTTCCTCCACCCCGAGCAGGGCACCCGCCACGCGTGCTGCACCGGAAAAGCCGAGGCCGCGCCCTGGAGGGATCGGCGAGCGCCACCACAGCGGCCTCGAACCGCCGGCGCGCTGATACGCGACCACCAGCGGATGGCGGTCGTCTGCCTGAAGCAACGACTCACCCGGCTCGGTCGACGCGATGAACGGCAGAGTCAGCGCGAGCCCGAGGCTGTCGAAACCGGGGCCGAGGTTGGCGGACGACGCCGAGACGCTCACTCGCATGGCTCCACGCTACCGGTCTCTTCCGACATCGATTCTCGATATCTCCTGGCACACTGGCGGACGTGAGAATCGTGGAGCACGGGTGATGGCGTGAAGGTCGAAACCCCCTTGGGAACCTGGGTGGTTCGTCGTCGGTGGGTGCCGCGACAGCTCGGAAACGACAGCTACTGGTCCCGCTTTCGGAGCCGGAACTCCAAGGCGCGGCGCCGAATGAGCGAGGGCGCGGACCTACTCGATGCCGGCGACGGGTGCCTTCCCGACCTCGGCGAGGGGATCGCCATCGCGCTCCTCGTGATCGCCGCGGCGTTGTTGTTCATCTTCCTCGGGATCCCGCTGCTGATTGCGCTCGGCGAACTCGCCTTGCTGCTCGTCCTGTTCGTGATCGGCGTCGTCACCAAGGTCGTGTTTCGACGCCCCTGGACCGTCGAGGCGATCGATCACACGGGTGAACGTCACGCCTGGCGGGTGGTGGGCTGGCGGGCGAGCGGCGAGGTGCGCAACCTCGTCGCCGAGCGGGTCACTACGACCGGGGCCGTCCCGACGATCGCTGAGGTGTCGATGATGGCCGGGGTCGTCGCCGAGTGAAGGCGGACGTCTCGCGACTCAGCCCAAGCACCACTCGATGGGATCTCGTCCGGCCTCGGCGAGTGCCTCGTTCGCTCGACTGAACGGTCGGCTCCCGATGAACCCGTTATGGGCCGAGAGCGGAGACGGATGGGCCGATTCGATGACGACGTGTCGCGACGTATCGATCAGCGGCTTCTTTTTGCGCGCATAGGCGCCCCACAAGATGAACACCACCCGCTCTGGTTTGTCCGACACCGCTGAGATCACGCGGTCGGTGAAGCGTTCCCACCCCTTGTTCGCGTGCGAGCCGGCCTTGTGCGCCCGCACCGTCAACACCGCGTTCAACAACAGCACCCCCTGGCGAGCCCACGGCTCGAGGTTGCCGTGGGATGGAATCGGGCAGCCCAGGTCGCTGTGGAGCTCCTTGTAGATGTTCACCAACGACGGCGGTGGCTTCACGCCGTCGGTCACCGAGAAGCACAGCCCGTGCGCCTGCCCCGGACCGTGGTACGGGTCCTGGCCGAGGATCAGCACCTTCGTTTGCGCGTACGGCGTGAGTCGCAGCGCCGCGAACTCCTGTTCCTGTGGCGGATAGACGACGGTTTGCGAGCGCTCAGCGGCCACGAAAGCTCGAAGTTCCTTCCAGTACCCCTCGTCGAACTCGCCGCGCAGCACCGGATTCCAGTCGGTCATCACGGTGCCCATTCTGCTTCGACCCGCCACGACGAGCGACACCAGCCGATACCGTGGCAACGATGCCCGGATCCGCTCCGACGACGCTCAACGAGATGATCCCCCACCGGCCGCCACCGGCGCTGGCGGGCTACTTCGACTCGATCATCGGGTATCGCATGTCCGGGTTCCCCGCCGGGGTCCACCTCGGCATGCCGTCTCGTTCCCTCACCGTCATCATCAGCTACGACGATCCACTCCGGTTGCGGATGCATCCCGACACGGACCATGAAGGCTCGACCCATCTGGCGATGGCGAGCGGCATCCATCCGATCGCCGTCGAAATCGATCACACCGGGAACCAGCACGGCATCCAACTGAACTTCACACCCCAAGGCGCCCGGGCGTTGTTCGCCATGCCCTCGAAGGAACTCGCCGGCCTTGCGGTCGACCTCGACGACCTGTGGCCGGGGTCGCTGGGGCGCGACATCTACGACCGAACCGCCGATGTTGCGGGTTGGCCGCAGAGATTCGCCGCGCTCGACGCGGTGCTCCTCGAGGTGCTGCATCGCCACGAGGACCGCCGTCACGCTGTCCACGCC from Microthrixaceae bacterium harbors:
- a CDS encoding acyl--CoA ligase, which gives rise to MLTFQEITAQLTAPGAQFETTTELIDGIEQTVYTNRFGSLREVAQFSQLAHGPKEFIVYGDRRITFGEFFDQANAVSAALQSAGVAKGDRVAVLAQNCPEWCLTFWGTVDIGSVLVGLNGWWTNDEILYGLEDSGAKVLVADRKRFERIKDDVDRLDFLERVYLIDCDPAEVTPAGSDGAKLYRFADLLTPTAGSAPGATTIADIAIDEADYAVIFYTSGTTGRPKGAISTHRSMVCNLQNTVFVVTASAALLAANHPDQAAAASSGGDQPVALFTSPLFHVSGCHTSMVVGALAGMRLAMIEGKFEPDKALELIERERASTWSTVPTMVWRVCESPNRHYFDTSTITSVGFGGSPSADELQRRIRETFPNVAATTNAYGLTETSSAATVLVGDDALNRADTVGLPMPTVTLGISDGNAGLAAAGATGEVLVKSPLLMAGYWNKPDATASTIRDGWLYTGDVGFIDDDGYLHITDRSKDMIIRGGENVYCVEIENCLVEHPRIADAAIIGVPHDGLGEEVKAVIEVVGGETLDADEVRAWVAERLAPFKVPTYVEFHDGKLPRNASGKLLKNILRGSGEVSMAETM
- a CDS encoding bifunctional o-acetylhomoserine/o-acetylserine sulfhydrylase gives rise to the protein MSESWGFETRQIHAGQEPDPTTGATVVPIYQTTSYQFRDSDHAANLFALSEIGNIYTRLMNPTQGVLEARLASLEGALTTAVGLPGALAVASGQSAATLAILNIVEAGEHLVASPSLYGGTYNLLHHTLPKLGIEVTFVEDPHDLDQWRDATKENTRAYFGEVLANPRNDVFDIEGISTLAHELGVPLIVDNTVPSPYGINPIKWGADIVVHSTTKFIGGHATSIGGAIIEGGSFDYTAHGKHRGMIDPDPSYHGLAFHPALGAGAYTVKARVQLLRDLGPATSPFNAFLTLQGVETLSLRMERHFENAQTVADFLVRHPQVRSVNYSGLDSSPWHKRAEKYFEGRGFGSVLAFEIEGGREAGRSFVDSLRLHSHVANIGDVRSLAIHPASTTHSQLTPEEQAASSVTPGLIRLSVGLETIDDILADLEVGFAAAK
- the ung gene encoding uracil-DNA glycosylase, whose product is MTDWNPVLRGEFDEGYWKELRAFVAAERSQTVVYPPQEQEFAALRLTPYAQTKVLILGQDPYHGPGQAHGLCFSVTDGVKPPPSLVNIYKELHSDLGCPIPSHGNLEPWARQGVLLLNAVLTVRAHKAGSHANKGWERFTDRVISAVSDKPERVVFILWGAYARKKKPLIDTSRHVVIESAHPSPLSAHNGFIGSRPFSRANEALAEAGRDPIEWCLG
- a CDS encoding helix-turn-helix domain-containing protein, with the protein product MPGSAPTTLNEMIPHRPPPALAGYFDSIIGYRMSGFPAGVHLGMPSRSLTVIISYDDPLRLRMHPDTDHEGSTHLAMASGIHPIAVEIDHTGNQHGIQLNFTPQGARALFAMPSKELAGLAVDLDDLWPGSLGRDIYDRTADVAGWPQRFAALDAVLLEVLHRHEDRRHAVHAAASDTWDILCATDGRASISAIASELGWSRRLITARFTEEYGLTPKAIAGVLRFHRSVEWLRAHPTGSLAYAAAACGFSDHAHMTRQWRQICRTTPTGWLRDEVFPNVQDTAADDMRR